A region from the Desulfobacteraceae bacterium genome encodes:
- a CDS encoding NAD(P)/FAD-dependent oxidoreductase gives MTVNAPDKFDLCVIGCGPGGFAAAMSALDLGRHVCIVEAGEIGGTGVMWGALASKTMWELAKDFAIAAKVDRGYRAGDLRIDYPALRNTVLQAVKEKQYQLLSQIETFTPGRWPGAGSLTLKRGRGSLGPAGRFAVAYPDGRREELRADFFLIATGSRPRDFPNIRTDQTRIINSDGVLNLKAFPRRLMIIGAGITGCEYATIFSNFGQTKLYLVDHQERVIPFEDTDVSAFVNASLEKRGVEIFHAAMLRRIRTEPDHLEVTLDFSDGHAEIVEVDTVLISIGRTPNLAGLNLEQLGIHPNTRGFLETDAYCRVKDQIYAAGDVTPHPALVNMAEMEARTAVRNMFESPRRRFDYHNMSTIMFFDPAVAAVGLNEKACQKNRIPYRVAYYAISLLSRAMAMRAPEGFVKIIVSDDDARKILGMRAAGPQASSTIMSIALLMDQGKGLKDVVNAFYPHPTMSEGIQECLRLLQGTSTFKSRAFPRQINIRAWHPERGYFSGPAVDPYSP, from the coding sequence ATGACGGTCAACGCCCCGGACAAATTCGATCTGTGTGTCATCGGCTGCGGCCCCGGCGGCTTCGCCGCCGCCATGAGCGCCCTTGACCTGGGCCGGCACGTGTGCATCGTCGAGGCCGGCGAAATCGGCGGCACCGGCGTGATGTGGGGGGCGCTGGCCTCCAAGACCATGTGGGAGCTGGCAAAGGATTTCGCCATCGCGGCCAAGGTCGACCGGGGCTACCGCGCAGGCGATCTGAGAATCGACTACCCCGCGCTGCGCAACACCGTGCTCCAGGCGGTCAAGGAGAAGCAGTACCAGTTGCTCTCCCAGATCGAGACCTTCACCCCGGGCCGCTGGCCCGGCGCCGGATCCCTGACCCTCAAGCGCGGACGCGGCAGCCTGGGACCGGCCGGGCGCTTCGCGGTGGCCTACCCCGACGGCCGCCGGGAGGAGCTCCGAGCGGATTTTTTTCTGATCGCCACCGGATCGCGCCCGCGGGACTTCCCCAATATCCGCACCGACCAGACCCGGATCATCAACTCCGACGGCGTCCTGAACCTCAAGGCCTTTCCGCGCCGCCTGATGATCATCGGCGCCGGCATCACGGGCTGCGAATACGCCACCATCTTTTCCAACTTCGGCCAGACCAAGCTCTACCTGGTGGACCACCAGGAGCGGGTGATCCCCTTCGAGGACACCGACGTCAGCGCCTTTGTCAACGCCAGCCTGGAAAAGCGCGGGGTGGAGATCTTCCACGCGGCGATGCTGCGCCGGATCCGCACCGAACCCGACCACCTGGAGGTGACCCTGGATTTTTCGGACGGCCACGCCGAAATCGTGGAGGTCGACACCGTCCTGATCTCCATCGGGCGGACCCCCAACCTGGCGGGGCTCAACCTCGAGCAGCTCGGCATCCACCCCAACACGCGCGGCTTCCTGGAAACCGACGCCTACTGCCGCGTCAAAGACCAGATCTACGCGGCCGGCGACGTCACCCCGCACCCAGCCCTGGTCAACATGGCCGAAATGGAGGCCCGCACGGCGGTGCGCAACATGTTTGAAAGCCCCCGCCGGCGCTTCGACTACCACAATATGAGCACCATCATGTTCTTCGACCCGGCGGTGGCGGCGGTGGGCCTCAACGAAAAGGCCTGCCAGAAAAACCGGATCCCCTACCGCGTCGCCTACTACGCCATCAGCCTGCTCAGCCGCGCAATGGCCATGCGCGCCCCCGAGGGGTTCGTCAAAATCATCGTCAGCGATGACGACGCCCGCAAAATCCTCGGCATGCGGGCGGCGGGCCCCCAGGCCTCCAGTACGATCATGTCCATCGCATTGCTGATGGACCAGGGCAAGGGGCTCAAAGACGTGGTCAACGCCTTTTACCCGCACCCGACCATGTCCGAAGGCATCCAGGAGTGCCTGCGCCTCCTGCAGGGGACCTCCACCTTCAAGTCCCGGGCGTTTCCGCGCCAGATCAATATCCGCGCCTGGCACCCCGAGCGGGGCTATTTCAGCGGCCCGGCCGTGGACCCCTACTCCCCCTGA
- a CDS encoding AMP-binding protein, producing the protein MSLRSFTIYDIFQRNADLFATDTALVCGDRRIDFGELRVRADRLAAGLAAEGVQKGDRVAILGLNSHRFFYLFGAAASLGAVVVPINWRLATDEIRFILADAAPKVTLLDAAHAPRVQALAADGAPTGRLFGFDEGVAGLPAMARLETDGAPAPVALGSDDPFLIIYTAAVDGRPRGAVLSHGNLVSANLQTAVTMGLTRRDAFLNMLPLFHITDLNLALAVMHVGGKNVVAEKFDARQTLALTTAEKISVLGSFPPILSRLLEEMSAGDYDVSSLRHVKGIDNPETIQRFQALTGGTFWILYGQSETTGSVTLGPALERPGAAGRQLPMMRIRLVDDADRPVAVGHKGEITVQGPLVFQGFWRQPVLDQSSFRNGWHHTGDLGRLDGDGYLWFEGRKPEKELIKPGGENVYPAEVESVILEHPAVAEVSVIGVPDPQFGEGIKAVCVLKPGADLSADALAAFVASKIARYKKPRYVEFTAALPKDAAGQVDRARVKALHGGAGASQ; encoded by the coding sequence ATGAGCCTGCGCAGCTTCACGATCTACGACATCTTTCAACGCAACGCCGATCTTTTCGCAACGGACACCGCCCTGGTCTGCGGCGACCGGCGCATCGACTTCGGCGAACTGCGCGTTCGAGCGGACCGGCTGGCGGCCGGTCTGGCCGCCGAAGGGGTTCAAAAGGGCGACCGGGTGGCCATCCTGGGGCTCAACAGTCACCGTTTCTTTTACCTCTTCGGGGCCGCCGCATCCCTGGGAGCCGTGGTGGTGCCCATCAACTGGCGTCTTGCCACCGATGAGATCCGCTTCATTCTGGCGGATGCCGCCCCCAAGGTCACCCTGCTGGACGCGGCCCATGCCCCGCGGGTGCAGGCCCTGGCCGCCGACGGCGCCCCGACCGGCCGGCTCTTCGGCTTCGACGAGGGGGTCGCCGGCCTGCCCGCCATGGCCCGCCTGGAGACCGACGGCGCCCCGGCGCCCGTGGCGCTGGGCAGTGACGACCCCTTTTTGATCATTTACACCGCCGCGGTGGACGGCCGCCCCCGGGGCGCGGTGCTCAGCCACGGCAACCTGGTCAGCGCCAACCTCCAGACGGCGGTCACCATGGGGCTCACCCGGCGGGATGCCTTTCTCAACATGCTGCCGCTGTTTCACATCACCGATCTCAACCTGGCCCTGGCCGTGATGCACGTCGGCGGCAAAAACGTGGTGGCCGAAAAATTCGACGCCCGCCAGACCCTGGCCCTGACCACCGCCGAGAAGATCAGCGTGCTGGGCAGTTTCCCGCCGATTTTGTCCCGACTGCTGGAGGAAATGAGCGCCGGCGACTATGATGTGAGCTCCCTGCGGCATGTCAAAGGCATCGACAACCCGGAGACCATCCAGCGCTTCCAGGCGCTTACCGGCGGAACTTTCTGGATCCTTTACGGCCAGAGCGAAACCACCGGCTCCGTGACCCTCGGCCCCGCCTTGGAGCGGCCCGGGGCCGCCGGCCGGCAGCTGCCCATGATGCGCATCCGTCTGGTGGACGATGCCGACCGCCCGGTTGCCGTCGGTCACAAAGGTGAGATCACCGTTCAGGGGCCCCTGGTTTTTCAGGGTTTCTGGCGTCAGCCGGTGCTGGACCAGTCCAGCTTTCGCAACGGCTGGCACCATACCGGAGACCTGGGGCGCCTGGACGGCGACGGCTATCTGTGGTTCGAGGGCCGCAAGCCGGAAAAGGAGCTGATCAAACCGGGGGGCGAGAACGTCTATCCGGCGGAGGTCGAAAGCGTCATTCTGGAGCACCCGGCGGTGGCCGAAGTTTCGGTCATCGGTGTCCCCGACCCGCAGTTCGGCGAGGGGATCAAGGCCGTCTGCGTGCTCAAGCCCGGTGCGGATCTGAGCGCCGATGCACTGGCGGCCTTCGTGGCCTCCAAGATCGCACGCTACAAGAAGCCGCGCTACGTGGAGTTCACCGCCGCGCTGCCCAAAGACGCCGCGGGGCAGGTGGACCGCGCGCGGGTCAAGGCCCTTCACGGCGGAGCGGGGGCCTCGCAGTGA
- a CDS encoding D-glycerate dehydrogenase, whose translation MKVLVTGRIPDEVRAQLAAEHQVVVNPLDRPMAREEILRRLADTEGLLCMISDAVDGELLDHAPRLKAIANHGVGYDNIDVVAATARGIPVSNTPGVLTDATADITLGLILAVARRIVEGDRRNRQGRFRHWAPLLFLGTEVTAKTLGIIGLGRIGRAVVKRARGFEMKVIYHSRTRLGAREEAALGVSHRSLEALLAEADFVSLHLPLTPATRHLIGAAELRRMKAAAFLINTSRGPVVDEAALVAALEAGVIRGAGLDVYENEPRMAPGLAELDNAVLLPHVGSATWETRSRMARLAARNLLAALAGSPPPDCVNPEVFAVG comes from the coding sequence ATGAAGGTGCTGGTCACGGGCCGGATCCCGGATGAGGTTCGGGCACAGCTTGCAGCCGAGCACCAGGTGGTGGTCAACCCGCTGGACCGGCCCATGGCGCGGGAAGAGATCCTGCGGCGGCTGGCCGACACCGAGGGCCTGCTGTGCATGATCAGCGACGCGGTCGACGGCGAGCTGCTCGACCATGCGCCGCGGCTCAAAGCCATCGCCAATCACGGGGTGGGCTACGACAACATCGACGTTGTTGCGGCCACCGCGCGCGGCATTCCCGTCAGCAACACCCCGGGGGTGCTGACCGACGCCACCGCCGACATCACCCTGGGGTTGATCCTGGCGGTGGCGCGGCGCATCGTGGAAGGCGACCGCCGCAACCGCCAAGGGCGCTTCCGCCACTGGGCGCCGCTGCTCTTCCTGGGCACCGAGGTGACCGCCAAGACCCTCGGCATCATCGGTCTGGGGCGCATCGGGCGGGCGGTCGTCAAGCGCGCTCGGGGCTTCGAGATGAAGGTCATCTACCACAGCCGCACGCGTCTCGGGGCCCGGGAGGAGGCGGCCCTGGGGGTCTCCCACCGCAGCCTGGAGGCGCTGCTGGCCGAGGCCGATTTCGTCTCCCTGCACCTGCCGCTGACCCCGGCCACCCGCCACCTGATCGGGGCCGCCGAACTGCGCCGGATGAAGGCCGCCGCCTTTCTGATCAACACCTCGCGCGGGCCGGTGGTGGACGAAGCGGCCCTGGTGGCGGCGCTTGAGGCGGGCGTGATCCGCGGCGCAGGCCTGGATGTCTATGAAAACGAGCCGCGGATGGCCCCCGGGCTGGCCGAACTGGACAACGCCGTTCTGCTTCCCCACGTGGGCAGCGCCACCTGGGAGACTCGCAGCCGCATGGCGCGCCTGGCGGCCCGCAACCTGCTGGCCGCCCTGGCCGGCAGCCCGCCGCCCGATTGCGTCAACCCCGAGGTGTTTGCGGTGGGGTGA
- a CDS encoding molybdopterin molybdotransferase MoeA, with product MENFFKVTELESVLALRQTFPLVATEEVALAEAVGRVLAEAVHSDVDLPDFRRATMDGYAVQGASTFGASEGNPAYLTLCGAVPMGRAPDFTVGPGEAARIATGGMLPEGADSVIMIEHTEAVDETLIEAYKSVAPGQNMVAVGEDVARGQEVLSPGRSIRPQEAGLLAAFGRSRVAVFKRPVVAIVSTGDEVVPVDQTPGPGCIRDINTYTLAGLVASAGGVAFPLGIVYDDPRELEAKCRLALARADMVLISGGSSVGVRDFTIEVVSGLPAAEILVRGIAISPGKPTILARVGQTPFWGLPGHVVSAMVVFEVVVRAFVEHQAGCVAGLRPRPRLTARLTRNLASAQGRTEFVRVRLLERDGDLWAQPVLGKSGLIHTMVQADGLVRIGRNTEGLDQGSPVAVLAFH from the coding sequence ATGGAGAATTTTTTCAAGGTGACAGAGTTGGAAAGCGTGTTGGCACTGCGCCAAACCTTTCCGCTGGTGGCTACCGAGGAGGTCGCGCTGGCCGAGGCCGTCGGTCGCGTGCTGGCCGAGGCGGTGCACTCAGACGTGGATTTGCCCGATTTCAGGCGGGCCACCATGGACGGCTATGCGGTCCAGGGGGCGTCGACCTTTGGGGCCTCGGAAGGCAACCCCGCCTATCTGACCCTCTGCGGGGCCGTGCCCATGGGCCGGGCGCCCGATTTCACGGTCGGCCCGGGGGAGGCCGCCCGTATCGCCACCGGCGGGATGCTGCCCGAGGGCGCCGACAGCGTGATCATGATCGAGCACACCGAGGCCGTGGACGAGACCCTGATCGAGGCCTACAAGAGCGTGGCGCCGGGCCAGAACATGGTCGCCGTGGGGGAGGACGTCGCCCGCGGCCAGGAGGTCCTCTCCCCCGGCAGGTCCATCCGGCCCCAGGAGGCCGGGCTGCTGGCGGCCTTCGGGCGCAGCCGGGTGGCGGTTTTCAAACGCCCCGTGGTGGCCATCGTCTCCACCGGCGACGAGGTCGTGCCGGTGGACCAGACTCCCGGCCCGGGGTGCATCCGCGACATCAATACCTACACCCTCGCCGGGCTGGTGGCCTCGGCGGGCGGTGTGGCGTTCCCGCTGGGCATCGTGTACGACGACCCCCGCGAGCTGGAGGCCAAATGCCGCCTGGCCCTGGCCCGGGCCGACATGGTGCTGATTTCCGGCGGCAGTTCGGTGGGGGTGCGTGATTTCACCATCGAAGTGGTCTCCGGGCTGCCGGCGGCCGAGATCCTGGTGCGCGGCATCGCCATCAGCCCCGGCAAGCCGACGATTCTGGCCCGGGTGGGGCAAACCCCCTTCTGGGGGCTTCCCGGACATGTGGTCTCGGCGATGGTGGTCTTCGAGGTGGTGGTCCGGGCGTTTGTCGAGCACCAGGCCGGTTGCGTCGCCGGCTTGCGCCCCCGGCCCCGCCTGACCGCGCGTCTGACCCGCAATCTGGCCTCGGCCCAGGGGCGCACCGAGTTCGTGCGGGTTCGGCTTCTGGAGCGCGACGGCGACCTGTGGGCCCAGCCGGTCCTGGGCAAGTCCGGACTGATCCACACCATGGTCCAGGCCGACGGGCTGGTGCGCATCGGGCGCAACACCGAGGGCCTCGATCAGGGCAGTCCGGTGGCGGTCCTGGCCTTTCACTAA
- a CDS encoding molybdopterin biosynthesis protein, translating to MTFKRNVYLEMKTLAEARALLFAHFADCLIRDRETVAVPDAVGRVLAEAVSARLSSPHFHAAAMDGIAVRAEETFGASETRPVTLAIGANAFFVNTGHVLPPETNAVIMIEQVVMAAEDRAVIEKPAFPWQNVRKTGEDIVATELLFPRNHVVTPYCLGALLSGGVTTVAVRRRPRALIIPTGSELVDCMQTPPEALLPGQVLETNSIVLGKLVEACGGVCTRHARMPDDPEAIGAVVRAAAASADCDLILTVGGSSAGTKDHAREVVAGLGTVLVHGVTIMPGKPVLLGAVNAKPVFGMPGYQVSAIVAFEQFVQPLIRRMLGVPDEERPRAAARPTRKIASKLGVEEFLRVKLGMVGERIVATPLPRGAGNITSLTEADGILRIPVAVEGVSENEPVTVELLRPLPSIRNTVVIVGSHDNTLDVLADQIKATRSDLTISSSHVGSMGGLMALRKGVCHLAGSHLLDTASGEYNIPYIRRLLTDTPVRLVNLVIREQGLMVRPGNPKAIGGIADLSRSDVRFINRQGGSGTRILLDYKLQQLGLQPEEIAGYRSEEFTHMAVAVAVLSGAADAGLGIYAAARALNLDFIPVVTEQYDLVIPLEHLETEKIRILLETINTAEFKRAVGRLGGYSTDKTGTWVL from the coding sequence ATGACATTCAAACGCAACGTCTACCTCGAGATGAAGACCCTGGCCGAGGCGCGCGCCCTTTTGTTCGCCCATTTCGCCGACTGCCTGATCCGCGACCGCGAAACCGTTGCCGTGCCCGATGCCGTCGGGCGGGTGTTGGCCGAGGCGGTCAGCGCCCGGCTCTCCTCCCCCCACTTCCATGCTGCTGCCATGGACGGCATCGCCGTGCGGGCCGAGGAAACCTTCGGCGCCAGCGAAACCCGTCCAGTGACGCTGGCCATCGGCGCCAACGCCTTTTTTGTCAACACCGGCCACGTGCTGCCGCCGGAAACCAACGCGGTGATCATGATCGAGCAGGTCGTGATGGCCGCCGAGGATCGGGCCGTGATCGAGAAGCCGGCCTTTCCGTGGCAGAACGTCCGCAAGACCGGTGAGGACATCGTGGCCACCGAACTGCTGTTTCCCCGCAACCACGTGGTCACGCCCTATTGTCTGGGGGCGTTGCTCTCCGGCGGGGTGACCACGGTGGCAGTGCGACGCAGGCCCCGGGCGCTGATCATCCCCACCGGCTCGGAGTTGGTGGACTGCATGCAGACCCCGCCGGAGGCCCTGCTGCCCGGCCAGGTCCTGGAGACCAACAGCATCGTCCTGGGCAAGCTGGTCGAGGCCTGCGGTGGCGTCTGCACCCGCCACGCCAGGATGCCCGACGACCCCGAAGCCATCGGCGCGGTGGTGCGCGCGGCGGCCGCCTCGGCCGACTGCGACCTCATCCTGACGGTGGGCGGATCATCGGCCGGCACCAAGGACCATGCCCGCGAGGTCGTTGCCGGGCTGGGGACGGTGCTGGTCCACGGGGTGACCATCATGCCGGGCAAACCCGTGCTGCTGGGGGCGGTCAACGCCAAGCCGGTCTTCGGCATGCCCGGCTACCAGGTGTCGGCGATCGTGGCCTTCGAGCAGTTCGTGCAGCCGCTGATCCGCCGGATGCTGGGGGTCCCGGACGAGGAGCGGCCCCGGGCGGCGGCCCGGCCGACCCGCAAGATCGCCTCCAAGCTGGGCGTCGAGGAGTTCCTGCGGGTCAAGCTGGGCATGGTGGGTGAGCGCATCGTGGCCACCCCGCTGCCCCGCGGCGCCGGCAACATCACCTCGCTGACCGAGGCCGACGGCATCCTGCGGATCCCCGTCGCGGTGGAGGGGGTTTCGGAAAACGAGCCGGTGACGGTCGAGTTGCTGCGGCCGCTGCCCTCGATCCGCAACACGGTGGTGATCGTCGGCAGCCACGACAACACCCTGGATGTGCTGGCCGACCAGATCAAGGCGACCCGCAGCGACCTCACCATTTCCTCCAGCCACGTGGGCAGCATGGGGGGCCTGATGGCGCTTCGCAAGGGGGTCTGCCACCTGGCCGGCTCCCATCTGCTGGACACCGCCAGCGGCGAGTACAATATCCCCTACATCCGTCGGCTGCTGACCGACACGCCGGTCCGGCTGGTGAACCTGGTGATCCGGGAACAGGGCCTGATGGTGCGGCCCGGAAACCCCAAGGCCATCGGCGGGATCGCCGACCTGAGCCGCTCCGACGTGCGCTTCATCAACCGCCAGGGCGGCTCCGGAACGCGCATCCTGCTGGATTACAAGCTGCAACAGCTGGGGCTGCAGCCGGAGGAGATCGCCGGCTACCGCAGCGAGGAGTTCACCCACATGGCCGTGGCCGTGGCGGTGCTCAGCGGCGCCGCCGATGCCGGTCTGGGGATCTACGCCGCCGCCCGGGCCCTCAACCTGGATTTCATCCCGG